From one Rhopalosiphum padi isolate XX-2018 chromosome 2, ASM2088224v1, whole genome shotgun sequence genomic stretch:
- the LOC132919289 gene encoding fructose-1,6-bisphosphatase 1-like, translating into MSEQQQYDPPAFDSNCMTLTRYVLAEQKKVHAATGDLSQLLTSIQTAVKAVSSAVRRAGLTNLYGMDGSTNVQGEDVKKLDVLSNELFINMLASSFTVHLLVSEENETVIEIETEKRGKYIVCFDPLDGSSNIDCLVSIGSIFGIYKKTNNSNETNVENAFQPGRNMVAAGYALYGSATMMVLALGKGRGINGFMLDPSVGEFVLTESNIKIPSKGNIYSINEGYSHLWDKSVTEYVRRKKDPQCGKPYGARYVGSMVADVHRTLKYGGIFMYPATKQSPNGKLRLLYEGNPMAYIIEEAGGLASNGKIPILDIQPTALHQRCPVFLGSKEDVKEYLDII; encoded by the exons ATGTCGGAACAGCAGCAGTACGATCCACCGGCGTTCGATTCCAACTGCATGACGCTCACGCGGTACGTGTTGGCCGAACAGAAAAAAGTGCACGCTGCCACCGGGGACCTGAGCCAACTGTTGACCAGCATTCAGACCGCTGTCAAGGCAGTCAGCTCGGCCGTGCGAAGGGCTGGACTGACAAACCT GTACGGCATGGACGGGTCCACTAACGTGCAGGGCGAAGACGTCAAAAAGCTGGACGTGCTAAGCAACGAACTGTTCATCAACATGTTGGCATCGTCCTTTACGGTCCACTTGCTGGTCAGCGAAGAAAACGAGACTGTGATAGAG ATTGAGACGGAAAAACGTGGTAAATATATTGTGTGTTTCGACCCTCTGGACGGGTCATCCAATATCGATTGCCTTGTGTCCATCGGTTCAATATTTGGAATATACAA GAAAACCAACAATAGCAACGAGACAAATGTAGAAAATGCTTTTCAACCAGGAAGGAACATGGTAGCCGCCGGTTATGCGCTTTACGGCAGCGCAACAATGATGGTGTTGGCGCTGGGCAAAGGGAGAGGAATCAATGGGTTTATGTTGGATCCG TCGGTTGGTGAGTTTGTGTTGACCGAAAGTAACATCAAAATACCCAGCAAGGGAAACATTTATAGCATCAACGAAGGGTATTCACATTTGTGGGACAAATCCGTAACCGAGTATGTGAGGAGGAAAAAAGATCCACAG TGCGGTAAACCTTATGGTGCCAGGTATGTTGGCTCGATGGTTGCGGATGTACACCGTACACTGAAGTATGGAGGTATATTCATGTACCCGGCAACAAAACAATCACCAAACGGCAAG TTACGGCTATTATACGAAGGAAACCCAATGGCTTACATAATCGAAGAGGCAGGTGGCTTAGCGAGCAATGGTAAGATACCCATATTGGACATTCAACCTACAGCTCTTCATCAGAGATGCCCAGTATTTTTAGGTTCCAAAGAAGATGTCAAAGAATATctagatataatataa